A genomic region of Colletotrichum destructivum chromosome 1, complete sequence contains the following coding sequences:
- a CDS encoding Putative MFS transporter superfamily, translating into MPTLRRRGEVARAVEEPHIDETTTRAIEPIASHLESLETAPDGTVEALGVVNDAAEVAAANAEAKESEAAQISERDRDHQHSRRQRSHLPTVLQFPLVTVLSFSISSLCYSFLSEWSRGELAGISKSLDTWSDVATLAGWRIFELALGWFGNFDSYDLAALNLLAHGPPVYLIATFYNISPATAVSALGIEMLSTFVPFQLLRPLSGAHAGAKNVANREIITDIPIQIYTTILAAAIYSLTLFTAYKTYLPTTLVLYFEGLPSLAPAYTTNFLATLPVTIAFGIAARSFIFTPFVATGETDEDEKLAEFDPATATLGETLAWNIWGYTTREKVVILRTAVAMLVTGVNTYLQTFMTINGVESYGASLYAGAWVGAAFLTGVGLGFVGGGDA; encoded by the exons ATGCCAACTCTTCGACGCAGAGGCGAGGTCGCGCGGGCGGTCGAGGAGCCCCACATCGACGAGACCACGACGCGCGCTATTGAGCCCATCGCGAGCCATCTTGAATCCCtcgagacggcgccggacgGCACGGTCGAGGCGCTgggcgtcgtcaacgacgCGGCtgaggtggcggcggcgaacgCAGAGGCAAAGGAGTCGGAAGCCGCGCAGATCAGCGAGAGGGATCGCGACCACCAGCActcgcggcggcagcgctCGCACCTGCCGACCGTCTTGCAGTTCCCTCTCGTGACGGTACTGAGCTTCAGCATCTCAAGCTTGTGCTACAGCTTCTTGAGCGAGTGGAGCCGCGGAGAGCTGGCGGGCATCTCCAAGAGCTTGGATACTTGGAGCGACGTCGCGACCTTGGCTGGATGGCGCAT ATTCGAGCTCGCACTGGGCTGGTTCGGCAACTTTGATAGCTACGACCTCGCTGCGCTCAACTTGCTCGCGCATGGCCCTCCG GTCTATCTCATTGCCACTTTCTACAACATCAGCCCCgcgacggccgtctcggccctGGGCATCGAGATGCTGTCTACTTTTGTGCCTTTCCAACTTCTGAGACCCTTGTCGGGCGCGCACGCCGGTGCTAAGAACGTCGCCAACCGCGAGATTATCACCGACATCCCGATCCAGATCTACACTACTAtcctggcggcggccatctACAGTCTCACCTTGTTCACAGCCTACAAGACGTACCTGCCCACGACGCTCGTGCTCTACTTCGAAGGGCTGCCCAGCCTCGCGCCTGCCTACACCACCAACTTTTTGGCCACTCTTCCTGTGACGATTGCGTTCGGCATTGCCGCGagatccttcatcttcaCGCCGTTTGTCGCAACTGGCGAGACtgacgaggatgagaagctggccgagttcgacCCGGCCACAGCCACTCTGGGCGAGACTCTGGCGTGGAACATCTGGGGCTACACAACACGGGAAAAGGTCGTCATCCTGCGGACGGCTGTGGCCATGCTCGTCACGGGCGTCAACACGTACCTGCAGACATTCATGACCATCAACGGCGTCGAGTCATACGGCGCGTCTTTGTATGCCGGCGCCTGGGTtggcgccgccttcttgaCGGGCGTCGGTCTTGGtttcgtcggcggcggagatgcGTGA
- a CDS encoding Putative inhibitor of growth histone-binding protein encodes MAATDDDVADAMDVEVSPKNKTSSVEHDIHQSLGAISNSVESLEMRADPDAQATVTDFLDFTEYLPSDMMRSLTLIGKLDQTYGEASLNVHNLTSTWGKLPSIPAEERPSAVQLRADISDGLNHAVSSRVYAHAEAVRMSENVNRHYNRAKTILAKLKEMLENYPAEEQKSPVATSKSPQIVRAPRVMRNGDGERMRRPRIPRITVPGEVLPPYDQFLAYSDDSDESSEEEDDESLGRTPARSTPAPRIKVVKTPKARPPKTPKAASSARAPKSTANPPAAAVPAVVLQPPPENAVIGSPDAPWLQLTPWELARLRKRMKKNATWNPSDTMILRELKTLGRGIDAYKEAKKKAEDEGRVFDQVPPALAPDAETGNRQIPEGAISAAALASDDIQLSNRGMKLNEAKKLKRESLAKQAAEEAEESARQFREAARLLMSHEAPSSASVSNNGADQPKPANKPSHKAKPKANGSKRKRDSVPEAEAEKPEPVETPSARPTAKRTKTETPVPLPHLRANLGSQPLTETPIPPPVLTPGGTAVTPKMTTPAPVSIAGQDPAVMGAAKPANTTAPVSSPTSPAGPPASVTGAGPANIGTKLTADMVVHAPVLSPKKSTTPILPPVREPVSRRETRADMAKKTQQHAETPAPTPQSQGPQTRSSSAAPSIKQSSSRAATPGTTPVPEGQRRPSSRGKATSQEPQPSLVTDRPRRASTARNTPAPEQRQPSKRTRKPVPGIVSKTNSGGSSAVGKRKAPPKKKRAQKKEKGQPVEIELEEDDEGNPIDPNEPRYCDCNRVSFAEMIACDNEYCDKEWFHLECVGLTQVPARTTKWYCPDCRVRLNIGEKGEINARGIKA; translated from the exons ATGgccgccaccgacgacgacgtcgcagACGCCATGGACGTCGAGGTGTCGCCCAAAAACAAGACGTCGTCGGTCGAACACGACATCCATCAGTCGCTCGGCGCCATCAGCAACTCTGTCGAATCGCTCGAGATGCGCGCCGACCCAGATGCCCAGGCAACCGTCACCGACTTTCTCGATTTCACCGAATACCTGCCCTCCGATATGATGCGATCACTGACCCTGATCGGCAAACTCGACCAGACGTACGGAGAAGCATCCCTCAACGTGCACAACCTTACCTCCACCTGGGGCAAgctcccctccatccccgcCGAAGAGCGCCCGTCTGCTGTACAGTTACGCGCCGACATCTCGGATGGTCTCAATCATGCCGTCAGCTCGAGGGTTTACGCCCACGCCGAGGCGGTCCGCATGTCGGAGAACGTGAACCGCCACTATAATCGCGCAAAGACGATACTGGCGAAACTGAAGGAGATGCTGGAGAATTATCCGGCCGAGGAACAGAAGAGCCCCGTGGCCACTTCCAAGTCTCCCCAGATTGtcagggcgccgagggtgATGCGCAACGGGGACGGAGAAAGGATGCGCCGGCCACGCATACCCAGGATCACTGTCCCTGGCGAAGTGCTGCCGCCCTACGATCAGTTCTTGGCGTACTCGGACGACAGTGACGAGAGCtcggaagaggaagacgacgagtCGCTTGGACGCACACCGGCCcggtcgacgccggcccccCGAATCAAAGTCGTCAAGACGCCCAAAGCTCGACCGCCCAAGACTCCGAAGGCTGCATCGTCAGCGCGCGCCCCCAAATCGACCGCGAATCCTCCCGCGGCGGCTGTTCCTGCTGTTGTACTgcagcctccgccagagAACGCCGTCATAGGAAGCCCCGATGCTCCCTGGCTCCAGCTGACGCCGTGGGAGCTGGCGAGGTTGAGGAAACGCATGAAGAAGAACGCAACTTGGAACCCCAGTGATACGATGATTTTGCGAGAATTGAAGACGCTCGGCCGTGGAATAGACGCCTACAAGGAGGCCAAaaagaaggccgaggacgagggtaGAGTGTTTGATCAAGTGCCCCCGGCGCTAGCCCCTGACGCCGAGACCGGCAATAGACAGATCCCCGAAGGCGccatcagcgccgccgctctcgcATCGGACGACATCCAGCTAAGCAACAGGGGTATGAAGCTgaacgaggccaagaagctcaagcgGGAGTCGTTGGCCAAGCAAGCCGCCGAAGAGGCAGAAGAATCAGCCCGGCAGTTTAGGGAAGCTGCGAGGCTTCTGATGTCCCATGaagcgccgtcgtcggcgtcggtatCAAACAACGGTGCGGACCAGCCGAAACCCGCAAATAAGCCGAGTCACAAAGCTAAGCCCAAGGCGAACGGCAGCAAACGCAAGAGAGACTCAGTTCCGGAGGctgaggccgagaagcctgAGCCAGTCGAGACACCGTCGGCCCGACCCACTGCAAAGCGCACCAAAACGGAGACTCCGGTCCCGCTGCCTCACCTAAGAGCCAACCTCGGCTCACAGCCCTTGACCGAGACTCCCATACCGCCTCCTGTCCTTACTCCGGGCGGCACTGCAGTTACGCCTAAGATGACAACACCTGCACCAGTCTCGATCGCCGGACAGGATCCTGCAGTGATGGGAGCTGCGAAGCCGGCAAATacaacggcgccggtgtCGTCTCCAACGAGTCCAGCCGGACCGCCTGCTTCCGTTACGGGCGCAGGACCGGCCAATATCGGAACGAAATTGACAGCGGACATGGTCGTGCACGCACCGGTATTGTCGCCCAAGAAGTCAACCACGCCGATTCTTCCCCCGGTACGCGAGCCTGTGTCCAGGAGAGAGACCAGGGCCGACATGGCAAAGAAGACCCAACAGCATGCGGAAACTCCGGCTCCGACGCCACAGTCGCAGGGACCGCAAACGCGATCGTCTTCTGCGGCCCCTTCCATCAAGCAGTCGAGCTCTCGTGCGGCGACGCCAGGCACAACACCGGTGCCGGAAGGCCAGCGACGTCCCAGCTCCAGAGGAAAAGCTACGAGTCAAGAGCCGCAGCCCTCGCTGGTCACTGATCGACCACGTCGCGCTAGTACCGCGAGGAACACACCAGCGCCAGAGCAGAGACAGCCGAGCAAGAGGACTAGAAAGCCCGTGCCCGGTATTGTCAGCAAGACGAACTCCGGGGGCAGCAGTGCTGTGGGCAAGCGTAAGGCGccgcccaagaagaagcgcgcccagaagaaggaaaagggcCAGCCGGTCGAGAtcgagctggaggaggacgacgagggcaacCCAATCGACCCCAATGAGCCGCGGTACTGTGACTGCAATAGGGTCAGCTTTGCCGAGATGATTGCGTGCGACAATGAA TACTGCGATAAGGAGTGGTTCCATCTAGAGTGCGTCGGCTTGACACAAGTCCCGGCGCGTACGACTAAATGGTATTGTCCCGACTGTCGCGTACGTTTAAATATTGGAGAGAAGGGCGAGATCAATGCTAGAGGGATCAAGGCTTGA
- a CDS encoding Putative XPG/Rad2 endonuclease, XPG-I domain, PIN-like domain superfamily, with product MGIRQFWNVVNEVGKERSLAQWAADHLKEQGRPLRIAVDEAHWRFKNVTDAKEAEIQRSCPGSHPREKAILQRSLPLLRLGIQLLFVFDGEGRPGTKNGVKRHRQYEATTALLKDTFDHFLVPWHQAPGEAEAECALLQQKGLVDAVWSEDGDSFMFGCTLLIKDLRDSKNQKFKEQCQVFDMRDIRRIGLFNKKSITLFAMLTGCDYALAGLIGCGQSLAQQLIKNGGLVEGFWRIQTESDAAAWRRRLEEAIAGITSSSNLTFNKEGSNIRRFPDLKALKHCREPVASEAAALDRLPCLQGEWYGMHTADSLVASMPWIQAHYFSRMTTIWLVEQFIPMTVNQRLLRNDLGARDLVAKVTQKRKDGPTTSVEFDPCQVFPGIEDAVIVTEGIHLLNRRGQRDMDRGGQPIKNTKFDILDAILCRGLSETEFQRWRKEPKTPPPNKLHPVHPPAASQLQQTFHGSKASLANSLFSAALGGIADYSMSFEPTPGSDMTSGPQYLMKEQQKMHDDIRSNKKQTLVKNARGSKERSQVKTLMNGSRLEGTERRVSGISLGWAGRPTKPDDRTIGTPTGPDDLQRKRPPKLDAGRSAGRTANDTKARLLSLGLDKTYSLDDDDDDDDDYERRETPHDGSKKRKLEDPPAAQPRHQVPGTQGRQVLREMELESSQDSLWSVSIRTKGGGRSKPAAEEPIPADAAESRADGCGKGTADDPFEIL from the exons ATGGGCATCAGGCA GTTCTGGAACGTCGTCAATGAAGTGGGCAAGGAGAGGTCGCTGGCCCAATGGGCCGCGGACCACCTCAaagaacaaggccggcccctgCGCATAGCCGTTGACGAGGCCCATTGGAGGTTCAAGAATGTTACTGATGCCAAGGAGGCTGAAATCCAAAGGA GCTGCCCTGGTTCCCACCCTCGGGAGAAAGCCATCCTTCAGCGCAGCCTACCGCTCCTGCGTTTGGGCATCCAGCTACTATTCGTGTTTGATGGCGAAGGGCGACCGGGGACGAAGAATGGTGTCAAGAGGCACCGCCAGTATGAGGCAACCACTGCGCTCCTCAAAGACACGTTCGATCATTTCCTCGTGCCGTGGCACCAAGCCCCCGGAGAGGCTGAGGCCGAGTGTgcgctgctgcagcagaaGGGTCTCGTGGATGCCGTTTGGTCTGAAGACGGCGACTCATTCATGTTCGGCTGCACCCTCCTCATCAAGGACCTGCGAGACAGTAAAAATCAAAAGTTCAAAGAACAGTGCCAAGTGTTCGACATGAGGGACATCCGAAGGATAGGGCTCTTCAACAAAAAGAGCATCACACTCTTTGCAATGCTGACTGGGTGTGACTACGCTCTCGCCGGTCTCATTGGCTGTGGCCAGTCCTTGGCCCAACAGCTGATCAAGAACGGgggtctcgtcgaggggTTCTGGCGGATTCAAACCGAGTCGGACGCGGCTGCTTGGCGAAGGCGTCTCGAAGAGGCGATAGCTGGTATAACTTCAAGCTCAAACCTGACTTTCAACAAAGAGGGATCCAACATCAGACGCTTCCCTGACCTCAAAGCCTTGAAGCATTGTCGGGAACCGGTCGCATCCGAAGCGGCAGCTCTTGATCGTCTCCCGTGTCTGCAGGGCGAGTGGTACGGGATGCACACGGCGGATAGCTTGGTTGCCTCGATGCCGTGGATACAGGCACACTATTTCTCGCGCATGACCACCATTTGGTTGGTGGAGCAGTTCATACCCATGACGGTCAACCAGAGGTTATTGAGGAACGACCTTGGAGCACGTGATCTCGTGGCAAAGGTTACGCAGAAGCGGAAGGACGGGCCAACGACCAGCGTGGAATTTGACCCATGCCAAGTGTTTCCTGGTATCGAAGACGCTGTCATCGTCACGGAAGGAATACACCTTCTCAATCGACGGGGCCAGCGTGATATGGACCGGGGGGGGCAGCCGATCAAGAATACGAAATTCGACATTCTCGATGCGATCCTCTGTCGGGGACTGTCCGAGACAGAGTTTCAACGTTGGCGAAAGGAGCCCAAGACGCCTCCGCCCAACAAGTTGCATCCCGTTCATCCACCCGCAGCCTCGCAACTTCAGCAGACGTTCCACGGCAGCAAGGCTTCCTTAGCGAATAGTCTCTTTTCGGCTGCTCTTGGCGGGATCGCAGACTATTCCATGTCGTTTGAACCAACTCCAGGGAGTGACATGACAAGCGGACCACAGTATCTCATGAAAGAGCAGCAAAAAATGCACGACGACATCCGGTCGAACAAAAAGCAGACCCTCGTCAAAAATGCTCGTGGGAGTAAAGAACGCTCCCAAGTTAAGACTTTGATGAATGGCAGCAGACTTGAAGGAACTGAGCGTCGAGTCAGTGGCATATCTCTGGGCTGGGCAGGTCGTCCGACCAAGCCCGACGACAGAACAATCGGAACACCGACCGGCCCCGATGACCTCCAGAGAAAGCGGCCGCCGAAGCTTGATGCAGGTCGAAGTGCGGGCCGTACCGCCAACGATACCAAAGCGAGACTCCTCAGCCTCGGACTAGACAAAACCTACAGTctagacgacgacgatgatgacgacgacgactatGAGAGAAGGGAGACTCCACACGATGGCAGCAAGAAGAGAAAGTTGGAAGACCCCCCGGCAGCACAGCCGCGGCACCAGGTGCCCGGGACTCAAGGGAGGCAGGTGCTTCGCGAGATGGAGCTTGAATCGTCCCAGGATTCCCTGTGGAGCGTGTCCATCAGGACGAAGGGGGGCGGACGGAGCAAACCCGCTGCGGAGGAGCCCATACcggccgatgccgccgagtcGCGTGCGGATGGCTGCGGTAAGGGTACAGCCGACGACCCTTTCGAGATATTGTAg
- a CDS encoding Putative MIF4G-like, type 3, initiation factor eIF-4 gamma, MA3 encodes MASADVGSPRLERRERDGDLEGDRDAGDRPHHRDSERPRNRDSDRDRDRNRDRDRDRTDSYRPARKEQRRPTPPVKTEEEKQAIAKAEYEKLLSMRSGGTYIPPARLRALQSQITDKSSKEYQRLMWEALKKSINGLINKVNYSNIKHIVPELFGENLIKGRGLFCRSIMKAQAASLPFTPVFAAMAAIVNTKLPAVGELLVKRLIISFRKGFKRSDKAVCVSSTTFLAHLINHQVAHERLAGQMLLLLLHKPTDDSVEIAVNFMREVGQHLQDMQPAIALAVWDQLRNVLHEADIDKRVQYMIEVLFQVRKDSFKDNPPIKEELDLVEEEDQITHMVDLDGDIDVQDSLNIFKYDPQWEEHEEAYKKLKAEILGEGSDYDDDDEDDDDESDEEEENEEEKAMEIKDQSNTDLVNLRRTIYLTVMSSIDPEEAVHKLLRVNLPAGQEPELPSMIVEICSQEKTFSKFHGLIGERFAKLNRLWTGLFEESFADYYSKIHRYETNRLRNIARFFAHLLASDAIGWHVLSVIHLNEDETTSSSRIFIKILFQDIAEELGMAKLQARMKDDILQPSFEGLFPRDNARNIRFSINYFTSIGMGALTEASREYLQNMPKPALPAPPAADSDSDSVSSYSSYTGSSYSRSRSRSRTPRRAIDRKHSESRSPSPRGRGRSYSRGRSSTRSRSYSRSVTPPKRGVRRNDSYSASTPRRRGRSVSYSRSPSPARNGPRDRSLSVTPPPPRRAARRSSPSISRSPSLRRGRSASYSASPPPARGSARGRSPRPDPRRAARRNSSSVSSAPRKGARYDSRSPSRASSYDSRSRSPVDRRGPRDRSRSPPPRSRAAPSVSPSPSPPPPRARGARRDDSVSRSPSPPPARKPLKRGSPDDRGRDSRSPAGVKRRRHSDSVSRSRSPPPSKKGRR; translated from the coding sequence ATGGCATCGGCAGACGTTGGCTCTCCgcgcctcgagcgccgcgaacgcgATGGCGATCTGGAAGGCgaccgcgacgccggcgaccgTCCTCACCACCGCGACAGCGAGCGCCCCCGCAACCGAGACAGcgacagagacagagaccGCAATCGCGATCGCGATCGTGATCGCACCGACAGCTACCGGCCGGCCCGCAAGGAACAACGCcgcccgacgccgcccgttaagacggaggaggagaagcaggccatcgCAAAGGCCGAGTACGAGAAGCTGCTGTCCATGCGGTCCGGAGGCACATACATCCCGCCCGCCCGGCTGAGGGCGCTGCAGTCCCAGATCACCGACAAGAGCTCCAAGGAGTATCAGAGGCTGATGTGGGAGGCCCTGAAGAAGAGCATCAACGGTCTGATCAACAAGGTCAACTACTCCAACATCAAGCACATCGTCCCCGAGCTGTTTGGCGAGAACCTGATCAAGGGCCGCGGCCTGTTCTGTCGCTCCATCATGAAGGCACAGGCCGCCTCTCTGCCCTTCACccccgtcttcgccgccatggccgctATCGTCAACACGAAACTGcctgccgtcggcgagctcctcgtcaaGCGCCTCATCATTTCCTTCCGCAAGGGCTTCAAGCGCAGCGACAAGGCCGTCTGCGTCTCGTCCACCACCTTCCTGGCCCATCTCATCAATCACCAGGTCGCACACGAACGCCTTGCCGGCCAGatgctccttctcctcctccacaagCCGACCGACGATAGCGTCGAGATTGCTGTCAACTTCATGCGCGAGGTTGGCCAGCATCTGCAGGACATGCAGCCCGCTATCGCCTTGGCCGTCTGGGACCAGCTGAGGAACGTGCTGCACGAGGCCGACATCGACAAGCGCGTGCAGTACATGATTGAGGTCCTCTTCCAGGTCCGGAAGGACAGCTTCAAGGACAACCCACccatcaaggaggagctggacttggtggaagaggaggaccAAATCACACACAtggtcgacctcgacggagATATCGACGTGCAGGACAGCCTCAACATCTTCAAGTACGACCCGCAATGGGAGGAGCATGAGGAGGCATACAAGAAGCTGAAGGCCGAAATCCTAGGAGAGGGCAgcgactacgacgacgatgacgaagacgacgacgacgagagcgacgaagaggaggagaatgaggaggagaaggcgatgGAGATCAAGGACCAGTCCAACACTGATCTGGTCAACCTGCGACGCACCATCTACTTGACAGTCATGTCGTCCATCGACCCCGAGGAAGCCGTACACAAGCTCCTGCGAGTCAACCTCCCTGCCGGCCAGGAACCAGAACTTCCGTCGATGATCGTCGAGATCTGCTCTCAGGAGAAGACCTTTTCCAAGTTCCACGGCCTGATTGGCGAGCGCTTCGCCAAGTTGAACCGGCTGTGGACCGGCCTCTTTGAGGAGTCGTTCGCCGACTACTACAGCAAGATCCATCGCTACGAGACGAACAGGCTTCGCAACATTGCGCGCTTCTTCGCGCACCTGCTCGCGAGCGACGCCATCGGCTGGCATGTTCTGTCCGTCATCCACCTGAACGAAGACGAGACGACCAGCAGTTCCAGAATCTTCATCAAGATCCTCTTCCAGGACattgccgaggagctcggcatGGCAAAGCTCCAGGCCCGGATGAAGGACGACATCCTGCAGCCGAGCTTCGAGGGCCTGTTCCCTCGCGACAACGCGCGAAACATCCGGTTCTCCATCAACTACTTCACCAGCATCGGCATGGGCGCTCTCACGGAGGCTTCCAGAGAGTACCTCCAGAACATGCCCAAGCCGGCTCTGCCCGCGCCGCCAGCTGCCGATTCCGACTCGGACTCGGTGTCCAGCTACTCCTCCTACACTGGCTCGTCGTACTCTCGCTCGCGGTCAAGATCGCGCACGCCCCGCCGTGCCATCGACCGCAAACATTCCGAGTCCAGATCGCCTTCTCCCCGCGGGAGAGGACGCTCCTACAGCCGAGGCCGCAGCTCTACCCGATCGCGATCCTACAGCCGCTCGGTCACACCTCCTAAAAGGGGGGTCCGCCGCAACGACTCCTACTCTGCCAGCACGCCGAGAAGGCGCGGTCGCTCAGTCAGCTATTCCAGGTCTCCCTCTCCGGCCCGAAATGGCCCGAGGGATCGCAGCCTTAGcgtgacgccgccgccgcctcgaagGGCCGCCCGGAGAAGCAGCCCGTCCATCAGCAGGTCTCCGTCCCTGCGAAGAGGGCGTTCCGCCTCCTACTCGGCCAGCCCCCCACCCGCCCGAGGCTCGGCCCGCGGTCGCAGCCCCAGACCAGACCCTCGCCGCGCAGCCCGGCGGAACAGTTCGTCAGTGAGCAGCGCGCCGCGGAAAGGCGCCCGCTACGACAGTCGCTCGCCGAGCCGTGCGTCGTCATACGACTCGCGGTCTCGCTCGCCCGTCGACCGCCGCGGGCCTAGAGACAGAAGCCGCTCGCCTCCGCCGCGGTCCCGCGCCGCCCCCAGCGtctcaccgtcgccgtcgccgccgccgccgagggcaaggggtgcccgccgcgacgactcggtgtcgaggtcgccgagccCTCCTCCCGCGAGGAAGCCGCTCAAGAGGGGCTCGCCCGACGACCGGGGCAGAGACTCGAGGAGTCCCGCCGGcgtgaagaggaggaggcacAGCGACTCTGTATCCCGTTCGcggagcccgccgccgtccaagAAGGGGCGGAGGTGA
- a CDS encoding Putative dolichol phosphate-mannose biosynthesis regulatory has product MSGTLVGFAMLVAASVIFTYYSIWTLLMPFVDEGHPLQNFFPPRVWAIRIPVILILLGSAVVGSFLGTVMIRSNRKKAAKAKAAAKKKA; this is encoded by the exons ATG AGCGGAACtctcgtcggcttcgccatgcTCGTGGCTGCCTCTGTGATCTTCACATACTACTCCATCTGGACCCTGCTCATG CCATTTGTCGACGAAGGTCACCCTCTCCAAAACTTCTTCCCTCCTCGCGTCTGGGCTATCCGCATCCCCGTCATCCTTATTCTCCTCggctccgccgtcgtcggctccTTTCTCGGCACCGTCATGATCCGGAGCAacaggaagaaggccgccaaggccaaggccgccgcgaagaagaaggcgtaA